One Papaver somniferum cultivar HN1 chromosome 10, ASM357369v1, whole genome shotgun sequence genomic window carries:
- the LOC113319395 gene encoding pentatricopeptide repeat-containing protein At3g09040, mitochondrial-like yields MRATHVRTSNLLKLNSVLSLRRVCFTTDAVLAVEEVQQNFQLVTNQNYTYSNLLYTCVQECKRIQSRHVCDKMPHLKSQATKKCKIIHAKTLSLGYGLQGKLGNIIVDLYGKCGEIDFAMEVFNRLDRRDTVAWNSIMSMYSRSEFPEEVVRVFRLMRNSNTVSDQYTFAFVVSACTKLNNVGLGKVFHCNAIKTGIELNSFCGGSLIDMYAKCDCLPDARKLFDRVDKPDTVSWTSMIAGYVRVGLPREALELFKEMERVVEKPDEVAVITILTAYVGLGRLNQAVDLFSQLPNPNVVAWNVMIKGHSKSGFEEKAVSFFRDMHLVGVKPTRSTLGSVLSAIANLTDLNLGKQVHSEAIKLGLDCSVYAGSSLVNMYSKCHSMESARKVFDAMDVTNTVVWNAMLGGYAQNRQSLEVKEIFSNMRNSSLEPDEFTYTKVLSAFGQWESLEMGRQFHAFIIKKNLELNLFVGNALVDMYAKSGDLKDARRQFELIPERDIVSWNAIIVGYVHEKEEEEGFRLFRKMICDGFLPDQFSVSSILSGSANRQALEQGKQVHCFSLKLGLYLNIYAGSSLVDMYAKCGAMEAANKVFSEMPVKTVVSRNALIAGYIQNNNADEAVKEFLDMQAEGLQPSKYTFASILTACSASSRLNLGRQVHCDTLKSGVLIDDEFSGVSLLGMYLRSSSTEDANKLFLEFPKQRSRVLWTCMISGHAQNGNSAEALCFFREMRNDDVLPDQSTFTSVLSACSGLAALQDGKVIHCLAFHTRFDLDESTCSVLVDMYAKCGDIGSSMKVFEEMVNKEDAVSWNSMIVGFAKNGYAGKALKIFEQMKHANVEPDDITFLGVLTACSHGGMVLEGREYFNLMISRFGIKPRDDHFSCMIDLLGRHGRLKEAEELIEKLPFEPGAGVWATLLGACKIHGDLIRGQKAAEKLILLEPDNPSSYVLLSNLYAASKNWGASNRVRNLMKERGLKKFPGCSWIEVNAKLNLFVAGDKLHINAGEVRAVLKDLTALMREQGYVATTDFLLDEED; encoded by the coding sequence ATGCGTGCAACTCATGTGCGCACGTCAAATTTACTCAAGTTGAACTCTGTGTTATCTCTCCGCCGTGTATGTTTCACCACGGATGCTGTACTAGCCGTTGAAGAGGTACAGCAAAATTTTCAGCTGGTCACAAACCAAAATTATACATATAGCAATCTGTTATATACTTGTGTACAAGAATGCAAACGTATTCAATCCCGTCATGTGTGCGACAAAATGCCTCATCTGAAATCTCAAGCTACAAAAAAGTGCAAAATTATCCATGCCAAGACCCTGAGTCTTGGGTATGGATTACAAGGAAAACTTGGAAATATAATTGTTGATCTGTATGGTAAATGTGGTGAGATTGATTTCGCAATGGAGGTCTTCAACCGGCTTGATAGAAGAGATACTGTTGCCTGGAATTCAATCATGTCTATGTATTCAAGATCGGAATTTCCAGAAGAGGTCGTCAGGGTGTTTAGGTTGATGCGTAATTCTAACACTGTTTCAGATCAGTACACATTTGCTTTTGTTGTTTCTGCTTGTACGAAATTGAATAATGTGGGTTTAGGTAAGGTTTTTCACTGCAATGCGATCAAGACAGGTATTGAGTTAAATTCCTTTTGCGGGGGTTCTTTGATTGATATGTATGCTAAATGTGACTGCTTACCAGATGCTCGGAAATTATTTGATAGAGTTGATAAACCTGATACTGTATCTTGGACATCAATGATTGCGGGTTATGTTCGAGTTGGCTTACCCAGAGAAGCTCTCGAGTTGTTTAAAGAAATGGAACGAGTCGTTGAGAAACCAGATGAAGTTGCAGTTATTACGATACTTACCGCCTATGTTGGTCTAGGAAGGTTGAACCAGGCAGTTGATTTGTTTTCCCAACTACCAAATCCCAATGTGGTGGCTTGGAATGTAATGATTAAGGGACATTCTAAAAGTGGGTTTGAGGAAAAAGCTGTTAGTTTCTTTCGAGATATGCATCTGGTTGGTGTTAAACCAACAAGATCTACACTGGGAAGTGTTTTAAGTGCCATCGCTAATCTTACAGATCTTAATCTAGGAAAGCAGGTTCATTCTGAGGCTATCAAACTAGGGTTGGATTGTAGTGTTTACGCTGGAAGTTCATTGGTAAATATGTACTCCAAGTGTCACTCTATGGAATCTGCTAGAAAAGTTTTTGATGCAATGGATGTTACAAATACTGTTGTGTGGAATGCTATGTTAGGAGGTTATGCACAGAACAGACAATCTCTTGAAGTCAAAGAAATTTTCTCCAATATGAGAAATTCTAGTCTAGAACCTGATGAGTTTACTTACACCAAAGTTCTTAGCGCATTTGGTCAGTGGGAAAGCTTAGAAATGGGTAGGCAATTTCATGCATTTATAATCAAGAAGAACTTAGAGTTGAACTTATTTGTTGGAAATGCTTTGGTTGATATGTATGCTAAGTCTGGTGATTTAAAAGATGCAAGAAGGCAATTTGAACTCATCCCAGAGAGAGATATTGTTTCTTGGAATGCTATTATTGTTGGGTACGTGCATgaaaaagaagaggaggaaggTTTTAGATTGTTCAGGAAGATGATATGTGATGGCTTTTTGCCTGATCAATTTTCAGTATCTAGTATTCTTAGTGGCAGTGCAAATCGGCAAGCATTAGAGCAAGGTAAACAAGTGCATTGCTTCTCACTGAAGTTGGGTCTTTACTTGAATATTTATGCTGGAAGTTCTCTGGTTGACATGTATGCAAAGTGTGGGGCCATGGAAGCTGCAAATAAGGTATTTTCTGAGATGCCTGTAAAGACTGTTGTCTCTAGAAATGCCCTTATTGCAGGGTACATTCAGAACAACAATGCAGATGAAGCAGTAAAGGAGTTTTTAGACATGCAAGCAGAAGGTTTGCAGCCATCGAAGTACACATTCGCCAGCATTTTAACTGCATGTAGTGCATCATCAAGGTTGAATCTGGGAAGGCAGGTTCATTGTGATACTTTAAAATCTGGTGTTTTAATTGATGATGAGTTTTCGGGTGTCTCACTCTTGGGTATGTACCTACGATCTTCAAGCACTGAAGATGCAAATAAGCTCTTTTTGGAGTTCCCGAAACAAAGAAGTAGAGTTTTATGGACTTGTATGATTTCAGGACATGCTCAGAACGGCAATAGCGCGGAGGCTCTTTGTTTTTTTAGAGAAATGCGTAATGATGATGTTTTACCGGATCAATCCACTTTTACCAGTGTCCTCAGTGCTTGTTCTGGCTTAGCAGCCCTACAGGATGGGAAAGTCATTCATTGTCTTGCTTTTCATACCAGGTTCGActtggatgaatccacgtgcagTGTTCTTGTAGATATGTATGCTAAATGTGGGGATATTGGGAGCTCAATGAAAGTTTTTGAGGAAATGGTAAACAAAGAAGATGCTGTTTCCTGGAACTCGATGATTGTTGGATTTGCGAAAAATGGCTATGCAGGGAAAGCACTGAAGATCTTCGAACAAATGAAGCATGCAAATGTCGAACCTGATGATATCACATTCCTAGGAGTCCTCACAGCGTGCAGTCATGGAGGAATGGTATTAGAAGGTCGTGAATATTTCAATCTTATGATAAGTAGGTTTGGGATCAAACCTAGAGATGATCATTTTTCCTGCATGATTGACCTACTTGGGCGCCATGGACGTCTCAAAGAAGCTGAAGAGTTGATTGAGAAATTGCCATTTGAACCTGGAGCTGGGGTTTGGGCTACATTACTCGGAGCTTGTAAAATACATGGGGATTTAATACGGGGGCAGAAGGCAGCTGAAAAGCTTATTTTGTTGGAACCTGATAATCCTTCATCCTATGTGCTTCTTTCTAATTTATATGCAGCATCTAAGAACTGGGGTGCATCCAACAGAGTTCGGAATTTGATGAAAGAAAGAGGATTGAAAAAGTTTCCTGGATGTAGCTGGATTGAAGTGAATGCTAAGCTGAACTTATTTGTAGCAGGGGATAAACTTCATATTAATGCTGGTGAAGTTCGTGCTGTTTTGAAGGATTTGACTGCATTGATGAGAGAACAGGGCTACGTAGCTACAACTGATTTTCTTTTAGATGAGGAGGATTGA